The following proteins come from a genomic window of Sorghum bicolor cultivar BTx623 chromosome 3, Sorghum_bicolor_NCBIv3, whole genome shotgun sequence:
- the LOC8055295 gene encoding cation/H(+) antiporter 15: MDAMPISDGLPTNATEQMLPKASSTVVCYSPMMITTNGIWQGFNPLEFSLPLFILQTAIIVVTTRLLVLVLRPFRQPRVIAEILAGVLLGPSVMGQIETWETMVFPMRSLLTLETVAHLGLLYFLFLVGLEMDIDVIRRSGKKALFIAIAGMALPFCMGIATSFIFRHQVSRNVHQTSFILFLGVALSVTAFPVLARILAEIKLLGTDLGRIAMSAAIVNDMCAWILLAIAIAISEADSAALSSLWVLLSGVLFVLFCFYVVRPGMWWLIRRTPEGEGVSDMQISLILTGVMLAGVCTDAIGIHSVFGAFVYGLVIPTGPLGVLLIEKIEDFVTGLLLPLFFAISGLRTNVQKIDDPITVGLLVLVFVMASFAKIMGTIIIAALYTMPFREGIALGFLMNTRGLVEMIVLNIGRDKEVLDDESFAVMVLVSVAMTTLVTPVVTGVYRPSRRLVGYKRRNLQRIRHDSELRMLTCVHTTRNVPSVLSLLELSNPSKRSPIFIYALHLVELTGRASNMLAAAAASSASKQNRSGSGSSLPPVTEHIFNAFENYERHTGGVSIQTLAAVSPYQSMHEDVSVLAEDKHVSLIVVPFHKQQTVDGGMEPINPHVRGFNESLLSTSPCSVAILVDRGLSAAAARMATEHHVALFFFGGPDDREALAYAWRMVEHPGVTLTIVRFLPPDYRSRTVSGSAYRPPSSVDSDSRAITISTEGKSELEQDEEYLNEFRARNHGNDAISYAMRMVANSEETVAAMRGMDNSLHELYIVGRRPGEVGSPMTAALEEWMENPELGPIGDMLVSSDFSMSVSVLVVQQYVVTAAPAPVPAPAASNDPVRQYVSNANQRPSAAYRTSAASAPNGRWSGSGGTVGF; the protein is encoded by the exons ATGGACGCCATGCCGATCTCCGATGGGCTGCCGACCAACGCCACGGAGCAGATGCTGCCCAAGGCGTCCAGCACCGTGGTGTGCTACTCGCCCATGATGATCACCACCAACGGCATCTGGCAGGGGTTCAACCCGCTGGAGTTCTCCCTCCCGCTCTTCATCCTCCAGACGGCCATCATCGTCGTCACCACTCGCTTGCTCGTCCTTGTCCTCAGGCCCTTCCGGCAGCCCCGCGTCATCGCTGAGATCCTC GCCGGCGTGCTGCTGGGGCCGTCGGTGATGGGGCAGATAGAGACCTGGGAGACCATGGTGTTCCCGATGCGCAGCCTGCTCACGCTGGAGACGGTGGCGCACCTGGGCCTCCTCTATTTCCTCTTCCTGGTCGGCCTGGAGATGGACATCGACGTGATCCGGCGGTCGGGCAAGAAGGCGCTGTTCATCGCCATAGCGGGCATGGCGCTGCCGTTCTGCATGGGCATCGCCACGTCCTTCATCTTCCGGCACCAGGTGTCGCGGAACGTGCACCAGACGTCCTTCATCCTGTTCCTCGGCGTCGCGCTCTCCGTCACGGCGTTCCCGGTGCTCGCCCGCATCCTCGCGGAGATCAAGCTGCTGGGCACCGACCTCGGCCGCATCGCCATGTCCGCCGCCATCGTCAACGACATGTGCGCGTGGATCCTGCTCGCCATCGCCATCGCCATCTCGGAGGCGGACAGCGCCGCGCTGTCGTCCCTGTGGGTGCTCCTCTCCGGGGTGCTCTTCGTGCTCTTCTGCTTCTACGTCGTGCGCCCCGGCATGTGGTGGCTCATCCGCCGCACCCCCGAGGGCGAGGGCGTCAGCGACATGCAGATCTCCCTCATCCTCACAGGCGTCATGCTCGCCGGCGTGTGCACCGACGCCATCGGCATACACTCGGTCTTCGGCGCCTTCGTCTACGGGCTGGTCATCCCGACCGGCCCGCTCGGCGTGCTGCTCATCGAGAAGATCGAGGACTTCGTCACCGGCCTGCTCCTGCCGCTCTTCTTCGCCATCAGCGGCCTGCGCACCAACGTCCAGAAGATCGACGACCCCATCACCGTTGGCCTtctcgtgctcgtgttcgtcatGGCCAGCTTTGCCAAGATCATGGGCACCATCATCATCGCCGCGCTCTACACCATGCCGTTCCGCGAGGGCATCGCGCTCGGCTTCCTCATGAACACCAGGGGGCTCGTGGAAATGATCGTGCTCAACATTGGAAGGGACAAAGAG GTGTTGGATGACGAGTCCTTTGCGGTGATGGTGCTGGTGTCGGTGGCCATGACAACCCTGGTGACGCCGGTGGTGACCGGCGTGTACCGTCCGTCGCGGCGCCTCGTCGGCTACAAGCGGCGGAACCTGCAGCGCATCCGGCACGACAGCGAGCTCCGCATGCTGACCTGCGTCCACACCACCCGCAACGTGCCGTCCGTGCTCTCGCTGCTCGAGCTCTCGAACCCGAGCAAGCGCTCCCCGATCTTCATCTACGCGCTCCACCTCGTGGAGCTCACGGGACGCGCCTCCAAcatgctcgccgccgccgcggcctcctCTGCCTCAAAGCAGAACCGGAGCGGATCGGGATCCTCCCTGCCCCCCGTGACGGAGCACATCTTCAACGCCTTCGAGAACTACGAGAGGCACACTG GAGGCGTGTCCATCCAGACGCTGGCGGCGGTGTCGCCGTACCAAAGCATGCACGAGGACGTGTCCGTGCTCGCCGAGGACAAGCACGTCTCGCTCATCGTGGTCCCGTTCCACAAGCAGCAGACGGTGGACGGCGGCATGGAGCCCATCAACCCGCACGTCCGCGGCTTCAACGAGAGCCTCCTCTCCACGTCCCCGTGCTCCGTCGCCATCCTCGTCGACCGCGGGCTCagcgccgcggcggcgcggaTGGCCACCGAGCACCACGTCGCGCTCTTCTTCTTCGGCGGGCCCGACGACCGCGAGGCGCTCGCGTACGCGTGGAGGATGGTCGAGCACCCCGGCGTCACCCTCACCATCGTGCGGTTCCTCCCGCCGGACTACCGGTCGCGGACCGTCTCCGGCTCGGCCTACCGCCCGCCGTCGTCGGTCGACTCGGACTCGCGCGCCATCACCATCAGCACGGAGGGCAAGAGCGAGCTGGAGCAGGACGAGGAGTACCTCAACGAGTTCCGGGCGCGCAACCACGGCAACGACGCCATCTCCTACGCCATGCGGATGGTGGCCAACAGCGAGGAGACGGTGGCGGCCATGCGGGGCATGGACAACAGCCTGCACGAGCTGTACATCGTGGGCCGGCGCCCCGGCGAGGTCGGGTCGCCGAtgacggcggcgctggaggaGTGGATGGAGAACCCGGAGCTGGGGCCCATCGGGGACATGCTCGTGTCGTCCGACTTCTCCATGTCGGTGTCGGTGCTGGTGGTGCAGCAGTACGTGGTGACCGCAGCGCCCGCCCCCGTCCCCGCGCCGGCCGCCAGCAACGACCCCGTGCGCCAGTACGTGAGCAACGCCAACCAGCGCCCGTCGGCGGCGTACCGGACGAGCGCGGCGTCGGCACCCAATGGCAGGTGGTCTGGCTCTGGTGGCACCGTAGGCTTCTGA
- the LOC8055296 gene encoding protein LURP-one-related 8: protein MAKVHPNVLPSPAERAAAGAAAAGGVEEEEATSLTVWRKSLLFNCRGYTVFDARGDLAFRVDSYDDEAEVVLMDPDGRPAFTVRRKRLSLSGEHWLIYAGEETRRPVYAVKRGGGGKSMARVTPCAGARAGAGASSYEVEGSYARRRCVVYDAERRAVAEVQPKEAVVGTDVFRLVVQPGVDVSLAMAVVVALDQLFGRPSLLRSWSSS from the coding sequence ATGGCGAAGGTCCACCCCAACGTGCTGCCGTCGCCGGCTGAGagagccgccgccggcgccgcagcggcgggcggcgtggaggaggaggaggcgacgtCGCTGACGGTGTGGCGCAAGTCGCTGCTGTTCAACTGCAGGGGGTACACGGTGTTCGACGCCAGGGGCGACCTCGCCTTCCGCGTCGACAGCTACGACGACGAGGCCGAGGTCGTGCTCATGGACCCCGACGGCCGCCCGGCCTTCACCGTGCGCCGCAAGCGCCTCAGCCTGTCCGGCGAGCACTGGCTCATCTACGCGGGCGAGGAGACGCGGCGGCCCGTCTACGCCGTcaagcgcggcggcggcggcaagtcCATGGCGCGCGTGACGCCGTGCGCCGGGGCCAGGGCCGGGGCCGGGGCTTCATCGTACGAGGTGGAGGGTTCCTACGCGCGCCGCCGCTGCGTGGTGTACGACGCCGAGCGCCGCGCCGTCGCGGAGGTACAGCCCAAGGAGGCGGTCGTCGGCACGGACGTGTTCCGCCTGGTGGTGCAGCCGGGGGTCGACGTGTCGCTCGCCATGGCCGTGGTGGTGGCGCTCGACCAGTTGTTTGGGAGGCCGTCGCTCCTCAGGAGCTGGTCCTCGTCATAG
- the LOC110433509 gene encoding 2,3-bisphosphoglycerate-independent phosphoglycerate mutase: MASSGVSWTLPDHPKLPKGKPVAVVVLDGWGEASPDQYNCIHVAQTPVMDSLKNGAPEKWTLVKAHGTAVGLPSDDDMGNSEVGHNALGAGRIFAQGAKLVDSALASGKIYSGDGFNYIKESFESGTLHLIGLLSDGGVHSRLDQLQLLLKGASERGAKKIRVHILTDGRDVLDGSSVGFVETLENDLSELRGKGIDAQIASGGGRMYVTMDRYENDWDVVKRGWDAQVLGEAPYKFKSALEAVKTLRAQPNANDQYLPPFVIVDDSGKAVGPVLDGDAVVTLNFRADRMVMLAKALEYADFDKFDRVRVPKIRYAGMLQYDGELKLPSRYLVSPPEIDRTSGEYLVKNGVRTFACSETVKFGHVTFFWNGNRSGYFDETKEEYVEVPSDSGITFNVAPKMKALEIAEKARDALLSGKFDQVRVNLPNGDMVGHTGDIEATVVACKAADEAVKIILDAVEQVGGIYLVTADHGNAEDMVKRNKAGKPLLDKNGGIQILTSHTLQPVPVAIGGPGLHSGVKFRKDIETPGLANVAATVMNLHGFVAPADYEQTLIEVADN, from the exons ATGGCGAGCTCGGGAGTTTCGTGGACGCTGCCAGACCACCCGAAGCTCCCCAAGGGGAAGCCGGTGGCCGTCGTCGTGCTGGACGGATGGGGTGAGGCCAGCCCCGACCAGTACAACTGCATCCATGTCGCTCAGACTCCTGTCATGGACTCGCTAAAGAAT GGTGCTCCTGAGAAATGGACACTAGTGAAGGCTCATGGAACAGCTGTGGGTCTCCCATCTGATGATGACATGGGCAACAGTGAAGTTGGCCACAATGCACTTGGTGCTGGTCGGATTTTTGCCCAAGG TGCTAAGCTTGTCGATAGTGCTCTTGCCTCTGGAAAGATTTATAGTGGAGATGGGTTCAACTACATCAAAGAATCTTTTGAAAGTGGTACTCTTCACCTTATTGGGTTGTTGAGTGATGGTGGTGTCCACTCTCGTCTTGACCAACTGCAG TTACTTCTGAAAGGTGCCAGTGAGAGGGGAGCAAAAAAAATCCGTGTGCACATCCTTACCGATGGGCGTGATGTTTTGGATGGCAGCAGTGTTGGTTTCGTGGAGACCCTAGAGAATGATCTTTCGGAGCTTCGAGGGAAGGGTATTGATGCACAAATTGCATCTGGTGGTGGAAGGATGTATGTTACCATGGACCGTTATGAG AATGACTGGGATGTGGTTAAACGTGGCTGGGATGCCCAGGTGCTTGGAGAAGCACCCTACAAATTCAAAAGTGCACTTGAGGCTGTGAAAACACTGAGAGCACAGCCCAATGCTAATGATCAGTACTTGCCCCCATTTGTGATTGTTGACGACAGTGGCAAAGCTGTTGGGCCTGTATTAGATGGTGATGCAGTTGTCACTCTCAACTTCCGAGCTGATCGCATGGTTATGCTTGCCAAAGCACTAGAATACGCAGATTTTGACAAATTTGACCGTGTTCGTGTCCCCAAAATCCGATATGCTGGGATGCTTCAGTATGATGGTGAGTTGAAGCTTCCAAGCCGTTACCTTGTTTCCCCACCAGAGATAGATAGAACATCTGGGGAGTACTTGGTGAAGAATGGCGTCCGCACCTTTGCTTGCAG TGAGACAGTGAAATTCGGCCATGTCACATTTTTCTGGAACGGCAACCGTTCAGGATACTTTGATGAAACTAAGGAAGAGTATGTAGAAGTTCCTAGTGACAGTGGTATTACATTCAATGTTGCACCCAAGATGAAGGCGCTTGAAATTGCTGAGAAAGCCAGGGATGCTCTCCTAAGTGGAAAGTTTGACCAG GTACGTGTCAACCTGCCAAATGGTGACATGGTTGGTCACACTGGTGATATTGAGGCCACCGTTGTTGCTTGCAAGGCAGCTGATGAAGCTGTTAAG ATTATTTTGGATGCTGTCGAGCAAGTTGGTGGTATTTACCTTGTTACTGCCGATCATGGCAATGCAGAGGATATGGTGAAAAGGAACAAAGCTGGCAAGCCATTGCTCGACAAGAATGGTGGTATCCAGATTCTAACCTCGCATACCCTTCAGCCA GTCCCGGTTGCCATTGGAGGCCCTGGTCTTCACTCCGGAGTGAAATTCCGGAAGGACATTGAAACCCCTGGGCTCGCCAACGTCGCGGCGACTGTGATGAACCTCCATGGATTTGTGGCCCCTGCTGACTACGAGCAAACCCTGATTGAAGTGGCTGACAACTAA
- the LOC8055297 gene encoding protein PIN-LIKES 6 codes for MMERSLLEVLATAAQGGTEGTSVLSMLKYAVLPIAKVFTVCFMGFLMASKYVNILQPNGRKLLNGLVFSLLLPCLIFSQLGRAITIEKMIQWWYIPVNIVVGAVSGSLIGFVVASIIRPPYPYFKFTIIHIGIGNIGNIPLVLIAALCRDPSNPFGDSDKCNQDGNAYISFGQWVGAIIVYTYVFKMLAPPPGQTFDGSEEDELPIKASGENTVPQIGNYPMNTHTSTVPENEPLLSAGDVQKERATSVGTKIMGFVKCVVKFLKDKQLLQPPIIASAFAIVIGVIPFLKNFVLTDDAPLFFFTDSCLILGEAMIPCILLAVGGNLVDGPGEGSKRLGVRTTVAIIFARLVLVPLAGVGIIILVDKLGFIPKDDKMFKFVLLLQHSMPTSVLSGAVANLRGCGKESAAILFWVHIFAVFSMAGWIIFYLSLLF; via the exons ATGATGGAGAGGTCGCTGCTGGAGGTGCTGGCCACGGCTGCGCAAGGAGGGACCGAGGGGACGTCGGTGCTGAGCATGCTCAAGTATGCCGTGCTTCCCATCGCCAAGGTGTTCACTGTCTGCTTCATGGGGTTCCTCATGGCCTCCAAGTACGTCAACATTCTCCAGCCCAACGGCCGCAAGCTTCTCAATGGG CTTGTGTTTTCCCTTCTGCTTCCATGCCTTATATTTTCCCAATTGGGTAGAGCAATCACTATCGAGAAGATGATACAATG GTGGTATATTCCAGTAAATATTGTTGTAGGTGCAGTATCCGGCTCTTTGATTGGATTTGTTGTGGCATCTATCATCCGACCTCCATATCCATACTTTAAGTTCACTATTATCCATATAGGAATAG GAAATATTGGAAATATACCTCTGGTCCTCATTGCAGCGTTATGTCGGGATCCTTCTAACCCATTTGGTGACTCTGATAAATGCAATCAAGATGGGAATGCGTATATCTCATTTGGCCAATGG GTTGGTGCAATTATTGTTTACACATATGTATTCAAGATGCTTGCTCCACCACCAGGACAGACCTTTGATGGTTCTGAAGAGGATGAACTCCCAATCAAGGCATCTGGAGAGAATACAGTGCCCCAAATAGGAAATTATCCTATGAACACTCACACTAGTACTGTACCAGAGAATGAACCATTGTTATCTGCTGGGGATGTTCAAAAGGAACGTGCCACTTCTGTAGGAACAAAG ATAATGGGCTTTGTTAAATGTGTGGTTAAGTTCCTGAAAGACAAGCAGCTTCTCCAGCCACCGATTATTGCATCT GCGTTTGCAATTGTAATTGGTGTTATCCCATTCTTGAAGAATTTTGTCCTTACAGATGATGCCCCTCTGTTCTTTTTCACAGACAGCTGCCTCATTCTTGG AGAAGCTATGATCCCATGCATTTTACTTGCTGTTGGGGGCAATCTTGTCGATG GCCCTGGTGAAGGAAGTAAGAGGCTTGGCGTCCGTACCACCGTTGCTATAATTTTTGCACGGTTGGTCTTGGTCCCTCTTGCTGGGGTTGGCATTATCATATTAGTTGATAAACTTGGTTTCATTCCCAAAGATGATAAAATGTTCAAGTTTGTCCTGCTACTGCAGCATTCTATGCCCACATCAGTGCTGTCAG GTGCTGTTGCAAATCTGAGAGGGTGTGGAAAAGAATCAGCTGCAATTTTGTTCTGGGTTCACATTTTTGCTGTGTTCTCCATGGCAGGATGGATTATTTTCTATCTGAGCTTGCTCTTCTAA